A stretch of DNA from Candidatus Dependentiae bacterium:
TACTTTAAGCGTATCTAATAAAAGCTTTTGAATGCAATGGTTTTTCTGATTAAAGTTCAATTTCAACTTTAATGTTTAAGGCTTTGATTGAGTCAATAGTGGATTGATCAAGGGCAATTTTCTGTTTTGTTACCAATTTAATCTGTTTATCATTTTCTTGATAACGTAATGCAAGAGGTATTTGGCCAGCGATTAAAAGTTCTTTACATTGCTCTAACTGTTGATCAGAAATATCATCAGGTATGTGTAGGTATGCTTGTTCGATACAGTTTGATTCGGCTAGCAATAGATCAATCGGTACAAAATGATTAGCTTTGATTTTGCAGATATGTGGCGAAGTTAAATCAAGTGAACCTTTTACCAAGAAAACATGATGATCATCAAGCCAATGCTCTACTTGTGCAAATGTTTTAGGAAATAGAATAACTTCACACACATTATTCATATCCTCAAGTTGCACAAATGCCATGCGATCACCTTTTTTTGTAGTGATTTCACGTTTGCTTTTGATGATACCATAACTTACACCAAACGCTTCTTTATCTAATGGGGTTTCCTGCGCTTTTTTGAGTAACGCTTCAAATGTTGGCACTTGTAGCCAACTGTATTGTTTTCGATAACTTTCCAGCGGATGTGCGCTCAAATAAAATCCAATAACCTCTTTTTCTTTTTCCAGCTTTTCTTTATCGGACCATTTGGTACACGGAGCAAATGCGTATAATTCATCTTGGCCGTCCTCTTTTTTGCCTAAAGAAAAAAGATCCATTTGGCCGGTTAGCTCAGCTTTTTTTTTGGCTGCGGCCTGATCGATAATTGTTTGAAGTTCGTTTGTTTTTTGTTCACGAGATCCTGGAAGTTTGTCTAGTGCTCCTGCCCAAATAAGATGTTCAATGACTCGTTTGTTTGATGTGCGTAGATCAATACGCTTGCAAAAATCAAAAATATCGGCAAATGTTTTTTTAGCTCTTACTTGCAAAATATTTTCAAGCGATGCAAGCCCAACACTTTTTATACCTTGTAACCCGAACAGTAATTTATTCTCTACGACACTAAATTTAATTTCTGAGCGATTTATATCCGGTGGCAAGATATCCAGCCCCATATCTTTTGCTTCTTGCAAATAAAAGGACATTTTGTCTGCGTTAGACGATTCAAGTGAAATTAAGCATGCCATGAACTCTGCGGGATAGTTTGCTTTGAGATAGGCTGTTTGGTAGGCGATAAAAGCATATGCTGCGGAGTGAGATTTATTAAAACCATATCCGGCAAAATATGCCATTAAATCAAATAGTTCTCCGGCTTTCTTTTTATCAAACTTTAGACTTTCGGCTCGTTCAATAAACAGTTCACGTTGTTCCGCCATAACATCAACTTTTTTCTTACCCATTGCACGTCGTAGAATATCAGATTCACCAAGAGAATAACCGGCAATGGTAGATGCAATCTTCATAACTTGTTCTTGATATACAATAACACCGTATGTTTCTTCAAGTATCGGTTTAAGTTCCGGGAACAAATAGGTTATCTTTTGTGTGCCATGTTTACGTTCAATGAAATCATTTACCATGCCTGAACCGAGCGGGCCCGGGCGATATAATGCGTTTACCGCAATAATATCTTCAAATGCAGATGGCTTTAATTTACGCAGTACTTCTTTTAATCCCTCAGATTCTAACTGAAATACGCCTGATGTTTTACCTGCACAAATAAGTTCAAAAGTTTTTTCATCATCAAGCGGTAGATGATTTATGTCGATGGCAACATGGTGATTTTGCTTAATAAGTTTTAATGCACGATCGATAAGCGTTAAGTTTTTTAATCCTAAAAAATCGATCTTTAAAAAACCTAAGCTTTCAAGTTCTGTCATTGCATATTGTGTAACTAAATCGGTTGATTTTGACGGAACAAAAAGCGGTAATACTTCATCTATTGGCTCAGGAGAAATCACAATGCCGGCAGCATGTTTTGATGCATGACGCGTTAAGCCTTCAAGACGAAATGCAATATCAAACAGATGTTTTACCTTTGGATTGCTTTCCATCAAATCTTTTAAGCGTGGTTCCTGTTCAAGCGCCTCTTTGAGTGTGATTTTTAATTGATCAGGAATGAGGCTGGTAATAGCATTTGAATCTTCAAATGAAAATCCGTGTGTG
This window harbors:
- the dnaE gene encoding DNA polymerase III subunit alpha, encoding MSKHFTHLHCHTEFSLLDGAISLDRLVSFGKEHDLKSLAITDHGNIFGAVKFFQKCKKENIKPVLGIEAYLTEDAAIKSANNKYYHLILLVQNAVGYKNLCKLISFSYQQGFYFKPRIDYHMLQKHSEGLITSTACLGGHIPKLLMQGQEKLADERVDWFLDVFGRERFYMEVQPDDQPEQTELNQKLYEWSKKKNVNLIATGDCHYPTLNDREAHETLLCIGTHAKFDDPGRYSFGDCRTYMRTPDQMIDQFKDHEDAIWNTGKIADMCEFDFETGKLFFPKFNIPEKHTPETFFKAECQQGLETLIKKKLIVEEKRDEYQARLDLEMDLIISMGFVGYFLVVSDFIKWAHRNGIPVGPGRGSAAGSLVAWTLEITNVDPLKYNLLFERFLNPERVSMPDIDIDFCIEGREDVIQYVRDHYGHDKVCQIITFGTMAAKGALKDVARTHGFSFEDSNAITSLIPDQLKITLKEALEQEPRLKDLMESNPKVKHLFDIAFRLEGLTRHASKHAAGIVISPEPIDEVLPLFVPSKSTDLVTQYAMTELESLGFLKIDFLGLKNLTLIDRALKLIKQNHHVAIDINHLPLDDEKTFELICAGKTSGVFQLESEGLKEVLRKLKPSAFEDIIAVNALYRPGPLGSGMVNDFIERKHGTQKITYLFPELKPILEETYGVIVYQEQVMKIASTIAGYSLGESDILRRAMGKKKVDVMAEQRELFIERAESLKFDKKKAGELFDLMAYFAGYGFNKSHSAAYAFIAYQTAYLKANYPAEFMACLISLESSNADKMSFYLQEAKDMGLDILPPDINRSEIKFSVVENKLLFGLQGIKSVGLASLENILQVRAKKTFADIFDFCKRIDLRTSNKRVIEHLIWAGALDKLPGSREQKTNELQTIIDQAAAKKKAELTGQMDLFSLGKKEDGQDELYAFAPCTKWSDKEKLEKEKEVIGFYLSAHPLESYRKQYSWLQVPTFEALLKKAQETPLDKEAFGVSYGIIKSKREITTKKGDRMAFVQLEDMNNVCEVILFPKTFAQVEHWLDDHHVFLVKGSLDLTSPHICKIKANHFVPIDLLLAESNCIEQAYLHIPDDISDQQLEQCKELLIAGQIPLALRYQENDKQIKLVTKQKIALDQSTIDSIKALNIKVEIEL